ACCCCCAAATTCCGGGCAGCAGCCGGTCCTTGATGTTCCTGCTCAAACCACTGCACATGGGGCAGTTGCGCCCGTTCTGCCGCTAACCAGGCTAACGTTCCATCCGTGGAACCATCATCAACCACTACCACCTCATAACCTTCGATGTACGGATCGCTTAACTGCTGCTTCTCCAGCGCTCTCAGGCACTTTTGCAGAATCGGTAAACGGTTGTAGGTGGGAATCACAACACTGAAGAACATAGGCAATTCATCATTACTCATTAACAATTTCCAGGTCGGCAATAGCCGAAACCATTAACACGAACTACTAGGGAAAATAACCTCTGGGGGTGATCATCCATTGGCCTTGGGTTCGGGTAGTGGGATTACCAATTAAGACGGTGGTTAACATATCAATATCGAGTTGGGCGAAGTCTTCTAAGGTGGTTAGGGTAATTTCCTCATTTTCTCGATAAGCACAGCGCACCAGGGCGACGGGGGTTTGGGGATGACGATATTGCAGGAAAATTTCTTGCGATCGCCGAATTCCTTCTGTACGCTTCTGAGATTTTGGGTTATAGATCGCAGTCACGAAATCCCCCTGAGCAGCAGCAACCAGGCGCTTTTCAATCGTTGGCCAAGGGGTTAACAAGTCGCTTAAACTAATGGCGCAAAAGTCATGCATTAAGGGCGCTCCCACCCGTGCAGCCGCCGCTTGTAGGGCAGTAATTCCGGGGAACACTTGTACACCGGGACTCTTACCATCCCAACCTTGGTTTTGCAACTCTTCTAAGACTAATCCAGCCATGCCATAAATGCCACAATCTCCGGAAGAAACCATCGCTACAGTTAACCCCCATTGGGCTAATTTTATAGCCCGTTCGGCCCGTTGGCGCTCCTGGGTGAGGGGAAAACTCTCAATGATTTGACCGGGACGACGCAGGGGCACGATCAGGTCTAAATACAACCCATAGCCCAGCACTGCATCGGCCTGAGTGACCGCTGTTTGTGCCGCTGGGGTCATCTGTTGTAGCTCTCCGGGCCCCATCCCGACCAACCAGAGTTGACCGGTTCTAGCGGTGTATTCTTGGGGGGATTGGGCGATCGCCACGGTAACGGCTCCGGATAAGTCAGGAAAACGATAGATTTGTTTGCTCACCAACAGTTGAGAGACTCCAGCCGCGGTTAGGGCTGCCGCTTCTGCGACGCTGGGTGTGCCCACGGTTTCGGCAACCAGCGCCGAGGGATTGGGGACAGAAACCGCCTGTAAGACCTGGGATGTATAGGAGATCAGGGGCCAGCCCTTGGTCTCGCACAGGGCCAATAACCCCGACTCATCGGCTTTGCGGTCAAGGGTGGCGATACCGGCGATCGCCCCTTCTGCCAGATGTGCAGCCCCTAAAACCTGCTCCAGCGCTTGGGAAATCACCCGCTCATCGGTTCCCCGTTCGCACCCGATCCCCACCCACAGCACTCTGGGATGCCATTGCACCTTGGGGAATGTGCCCTTGGCGGTAAATTGGCGTTGGGTGGCACTGATCCAAACCCGTGCTTGGGCGCTGCTAGAATCTAATTCAAATTCAAAGGGATGATCGTGGGGAAGATGCTGTTGCCACAGGGTTGAGCCAGCATCTTGAATGACTTGTACGGAATGCTGTTTGGCGATCGCCGCACTGACTCCTGTCCAGTCTCCGCTTCCCCGTTGCCATCCGAAGGGCAGTCCCAACGTATCAATAGCGGGTAAGTTGAGGCGATCGCAAGCCCCAGTAACGATCGGCACGGCTGCCAATTGAGTTGCGACTAACCGCGTCAGGCGATCGGCTCCTCCCCGATGTCCTCCACAGACACTGATGATATGATTTCCCGTTTCATCGATCGCGACAACCGCCGGATCGGTGGTTTTGTCGTTCAATAGGGGAGCAATGAGGCGCACCACTGCACCAAGTGCCAACCCAAAGATCAAGCCTTGATGCTTCGACCACAAGGTGGGTAAGAACTCCGATAACGTTCCTGGATAGACTGTATAGACGAGGGAGCTATCCCCGGATAAGGCTTGAGCGCAAGAGGGGGAAATGACTAGCTCCACTCCGAGGGACTGCGTGAGGGGAAACAGACGATAGGCACAGCGGGGTGTCGTGGCGATCGCAACTAAAGACCCTACCTGAAAATTCCCGGATTGAACCATCATTTTATCTCCTATCCCTGCACCCTGTAGGGGCAAGTTCACTCAGATCCTGGTGGGAAAAGGAAAAGATGCGTGAACTTGCCCCTACTTTAGAACGATTCAAATGTACTATATTCTGTCTCCGCAGGGTGCGTTTACATTCTACGAGACTAGAGTCGAGAGAGCAGTTCCTGTTTTTTCGTTTCAAACTCTGCTTCAGTGAGAATACCCTTATCCCTCAAGTTTCCTAATTCCTGTAGGGACTGATAGATATTGGCTGCATCATCTCCCTTGTCCTTTTCTAAGTCAGAAACGTAACTTTTGCCCCGCTCGAAGGCTTCATCATAGGCAGATTTTACCTGGTCTTCGACAAAGTTACTCAGAGAACCACCGCTCGAAAAATGATTAATGGCAACCTGTCCGACAGCATAGGTAGAAGCCCCAGAAGTCAGGGCCATTGAAGCACCACCAAGGGCCGTTCCCACACCCGGAATCGCTTTGAGAAAACTGGCTCCCAAACGGGCGATCGTTGTTCCTGTCAAGGCTGAAACAAAGGTTTTCCCTGTGCTGCGGGAATAGTCAACCTTGTACACTTGGGCCAGTTGTTGCAGCATTTCCAGTTGAATCGCCGTCACAGCAGCGAAATCAACCAGTGGAATAGGAATTAGGCCACCCCCTACAGCCCACAGAACATGGGAACGGACAATAGCATCAGCTTCAGTTCTTTGGCTCATAATTTACACCAAATGCTCTATCCTTTAATTATAGCAAAATACAACTGTGTCGAAGTAAAGTTAGGTACACTACGTTGGCGATAATGCTGGGCATCACTGAGGCGATCGCCACCAAAAAACACTTAACCCACACCTCCTGATGTTCAGTCCAGCGTGGATTAAGTGTAGAGATATAACTCTCGCAATACACTGGCTAGAAATGGGTAGATTCGGATGATAGGGTGTTAACCTCCCATTAACCATTACCCATTACCAGCGCATAGCGCTCAAATGGGTTACATAGAAGACCCAAGACCAGCATAGGCTCCATAAAAGAATAAGCCAACCACAACTAATACACCCGTTCCGGCTACAGTTGCGACAATCCAAAGGGGAATTCTAAAATCTGACATTGATGTTTCTTCCTGATTTAAACAACACAACTATTAAGCAGTTCTCCACCCTAAATGAGCAGGTAGAGAACAGTTCAGAGCAACCCAATTAATTAAAGAAGTAACTGGAAAATAAGATCCCCAATACAAAAATCAGCAACAAGCCCAAATAAAGGGATGTCCGATTGAGTTCAACAGGTTGCTTATTTGGATTTTGATTACGGGTGGGCATTTTTTTTCCTATCTCTGAATGAATTGCATTGCTGTGATCGCGCCTAAAAAGAAGACAGAAGGCACTGCCAAAGTATGGACAGCCAACCATCTAACGGTAAAAATGGGATAAGAAACAGGTTGATTTTGGTTACTGCTTGTCATAATTTTCAGATCGCTCGCTTCAAAAACTACTTACCGATAAATTCCTCGATTTGTTTATTCCCTTCATAACGATCGGTTACGATAGGAATCTCCTGACGCTCCTGAGTAAAATACTCATTCGGACGGGGAGTACCGAAGGCATCATAAGCCAAACCGGTACTGACAAAAAACCAACCCGAAATAAACAACATGGGAATTGTTAGGGCATGGATTAACCAATAGCGAACACTGGTAATAATATCCCCAAAGGGACGTTCTCCGGTGGAACCACCTGCCATGATTTTTTCTCCTCTTTAGAACACGACAATTGGAATCATTAGTTTATATCATACGCAAAATCAGGCCGATTGCGTGGAGTTGTCATATTTTAAGAGTGTGCCTCCATTGCCAATCACAAATCCGATTTCGGGGGATTCAAAATCAATCTGGTAGAAGTTAGAGGGCACATTTTCCACGCTTCGGTCTTTTTGCCAAGTTTCCCCCCCATCAAAGCTGACAATCAGGTTTCCACTGCCACCTGATACCCAGATTTCTTCTGGAGTACGATAGGCTAAATCCAGGAAGCCAATGCTACTCGCAAACTCTGGATTTTGGGTTTCTTGCCAATCTTCAGGGGTTTCTGGAACTTCCACATTACTAAACTGGAGAGCACCTCCCCTAGCCAGTAGCCACAATCTATCGTCGGTGGTGAAGCCCATTTTTTGTAAGCGTTTGGAGTTATTGCGGTTATGCTGAACCCAGGCAGAATCACCCGGTTCCCAGGTAGAATAGAAGTTGCCATTAGCGGAAACTGTGACATACTTTCCATCGGGCGATCGCGAAATATTGCGATACACCCCTACCGCAGACTCAACCAAACCCTTCCAGGTTTTCCCCCCATCTTCAGTGCGATAAATCGCACCTAAATCTGTGGTCATTTCGGCAGAGTTTGGCCCTAAAGCCAAAATCGTTTTTGTGGTTCCTGGCAACTTAGCACTCAGGGGAATCGTAGACCAAGAAGTCCCCCCATCAGTCGAATGAATTAGAATGGAAGGCATTCCGACAATCCATCCTTCATCCCCACTGAAACTGACCGAGGTCAACCGAGTCCTCGTATCAAGATCTAAAGGTTTCGGTTGCCAAGTTTCCCCACCATCGTTGGTTTCTAATAAGGTTGCATTACTGCCGACTAGCCACCCATGGCTGGGATCGCCTGTAAATCCAACATCCTGAATCGTTTCTTCAGTCGGTAACTGAATCACTTGCCAAGGACTAGACTCTACAGAAGGTAAATAAGCATTTTTACAACTAGCGCACAGCAGAACAACCGCGATTAATGTTACAACTCGTTGCAGAATTTTCACAATTGATTGCATCACTCCGGATTTTACCGCCAGTTCGGGTTTTACTGTAGACCGTAAAGACTCAGAAGAAACAATAATCCCAGTCCTAACCCCCCAAAAATCAGGAGATTCTTTTGGCTGGGGGTTAAGCCATTGACCCCAAACCCATAGCCCATATTTTCAGCGAAGCCTGATGTTCCAACGCCTGCACCAATGTTTTCAAACTTACGGCGTTGTGCCCCACAAACGGGACAGCGCCAACCTTCAGGTAATTCCTCAAAAGGGGTTCCTGGGGGTACTTGGCGTTTTCCATCCCCTTTGCTTGGCTCATAGACATAGCCACACGCTCGACACTCATAGCGATCGCTTGCCGTCTCTGGAGTTGACTTAGATGTTTCTGGGGTCTCAGACGATCCGGTACTCATTGCCCTACAAGAACTTTGGGAGTTTTTATAGAAATCTTAAAATTTCTGTTAAATATTATGACATATAGCGCTACGCCCTGGTAATCAGTCATTGATAATTGGTAATGGATACACTCAGTTTTTCCTATTCCCTATTCTCTAAACCCCTATTCCCCAGCCTGTAGCGCTATAGCAGTGAAAGAGTTGATTAGGACAGTGAGGTTATGGTTTCAGGCAAGAGGCAATAGGCATGAATCGCAATAGAAAATGGAAAATGTCCTAACTCTCCCTTTCTCAGCTATATGACACAAAAATCGGGTTAACCCGCCGAATCTGGAAAGGCCAGATCCAGGTCAACCCGCGCCGATAGAGAGGATAGAGAGAACATCCAATGACTGGATTACCCTGTAAATTACCGTTGATCTATGGGCATAAACTGAGTCTCATGGTCGCCCACATAGACTTGTGTGGGTCGGAAAATCCGGTTTTCACCCAATTGTTCTTTCCAATGAGCCAACCAACCTGCCACCCGCGCCATAGCAAAAATGGGGGTGAATAGATCAGTCGGGATACCCAGTTTGCGATACACTAGTCCGGAATAGAAGTCTACATTGGCATAAATGCCTTTATGAGCTAATTTATCTTCTACGACTTTTTCAACTTCAACAGCGATATCGTAATAGCGATCGCGACCTCTTTGCTTAAATAGCTGCTGGGCTGCATCTTGCAAAATCTTGGCTCTGGGGTCTTTGACTTTATAAACGCGGTGCCCAAAGCCCATGATTTTTTTCTTGTTGGTAATACAGTCTTCAATGTAAGGTACTACATTTTCCACTGTCCCGATCTCCTCCAACATGACCAAGACTTCTTCGTTTGCTCCCCCATGGAGCGGTCCAGCTAAGGTGCCAACTGCCGAAGCAACCACTGCATAGGGATCGGTGAGCGTCGAAGCCGTGACTCGCGCTGAGAACGTTGACGCATTCATCGTATGTTCCGCATGAAGGATCATACTGGCATCAAATACCCTCGCGGCGATCGGATCGGGAACCTCTTCCGTCAACATATATAAGAAGTTGGTCGCATAATCCAAATCATCACGCGGTTGAATCGGATCGTGACCCTTACGCATTAACTTAAATGCCGCTACCATAGTCGGTACCTTTGCAATTAAGCGAATCACCGCATCCCGGATATATTGAGGGTCATCCAAAGCACGACGGGAATAAAATAAGCCTAATGCTGCTGCTGAGGCTTGCAGAGCATCCATCGGATGTCCCGTTTCGGGAAAGCACTTCATCATATCCCGAATCCGATATTTAATGCGTCGATGATGACGAATTTCCGCTTCAAACTCTGCCAATTCATCTTGCGTGGGTAATTTTCCCCAGATTAGGAGATAGGCCGTTTCGATAAAGTTGCTTTTCTCGGCTAGTTCGGTAATGGAAATACCTCGATATTCCAAAAGCCCTTTTCCCCCATCAACATAGCTAATGCCCGATTGACTAGCGGGAATGCCTTCTAAGCCTGGCTTATACTCACAAGCGACTGTCGCCATAGTTTTACTTACCATGCCTGTGAAATGTACCGTCCCAGATTACCAGAACCATTTAGAAAATGTATGCCCATTTACACAAAATTCCAATTCTGGAAAAAATTATGATCGCACAAGCCAACACAGCAGTAGAGGCTTACGAGCTGGAACCCTTGTAGTTCAGGGCTATCTTGGTCTAATAACAATATTTTCCGTTCTGCTGGGTTGATTGTTCATTGGAATTTCGCATCGCTCCCAACAACGTAGACACAATCACACACCGTAAAGGCCGGTTATTATCCTGTGGATTGCTATCTTTCAACCCAACTGTAATTCTACCTAACTGCCCATTGGGATGACCATGATGATTAAACTGTTTCCGCCAAATCCCCCGATTGACCCCACGAGTATACTGATAGAATGTGGTTTCATTTTGATTTGCCCCATCAATAATCAGGATATTGCTGTTCAAATCTTGCCAATTTAAGCCCGTCAAATCGGAGCCACTGGGTAACCCTTTATGCACTACATATTGCGGATGGGGGTTATTCCGAAAACTGACTTGCCAAACCAATTTATCCCGTTTAGCATTACTCTGAGCCTCTTGGAGGGCGAGGCGAAGCTCTTCTCTCCCTAACTTCAACTCTTGCCGCCGCAAAAACCCAAGATAACCAGGCACAGAAATAGCCATTAAAATACCCATCAGGGCAATAACCCCTAACAACTCAGTTAGGGTAAAACCTCCTTCTCTTCCCCGATAGTTCAGCATTTGCACCCGTAATAAACAAACTAATTTTACCTCAATCAACTTTGCCAAGGCTGACAATTGTTGCCAGACTCCAGTTTCATCGATCCTAACAACGTTCTCACAACTATACAGCGTCGCGTATTATCCACAG
This sequence is a window from Roseofilum reptotaenium CS-1145. Protein-coding genes within it:
- the cobJ gene encoding precorrin-3B C(17)-methyltransferase, yielding MVQSGNFQVGSLVAIATTPRCAYRLFPLTQSLGVELVISPSCAQALSGDSSLVYTVYPGTLSEFLPTLWSKHQGLIFGLALGAVVRLIAPLLNDKTTDPAVVAIDETGNHIISVCGGHRGGADRLTRLVATQLAAVPIVTGACDRLNLPAIDTLGLPFGWQRGSGDWTGVSAAIAKQHSVQVIQDAGSTLWQQHLPHDHPFEFELDSSSAQARVWISATQRQFTAKGTFPKVQWHPRVLWVGIGCERGTDERVISQALEQVLGAAHLAEGAIAGIATLDRKADESGLLALCETKGWPLISYTSQVLQAVSVPNPSALVAETVGTPSVAEAAALTAAGVSQLLVSKQIYRFPDLSGAVTVAIAQSPQEYTARTGQLWLVGMGPGELQQMTPAAQTAVTQADAVLGYGLYLDLIVPLRRPGQIIESFPLTQERQRAERAIKLAQWGLTVAMVSSGDCGIYGMAGLVLEELQNQGWDGKSPGVQVFPGITALQAAAARVGAPLMHDFCAISLSDLLTPWPTIEKRLVAAAQGDFVTAIYNPKSQKRTEGIRRSQEIFLQYRHPQTPVALVRCAYRENEEITLTTLEDFAQLDIDMLTTVLIGNPTTRTQGQWMITPRGYFP
- a CDS encoding DUF697 domain-containing protein, whose protein sequence is MSQRTEADAIVRSHVLWAVGGGLIPIPLVDFAAVTAIQLEMLQQLAQVYKVDYSRSTGKTFVSALTGTTIARLGASFLKAIPGVGTALGGASMALTSGASTYAVGQVAINHFSSGGSLSNFVEDQVKSAYDEAFERGKSYVSDLEKDKGDDAANIYQSLQELGNLRDKGILTEAEFETKKQELLSRL
- a CDS encoding photosystem II reaction center protein J translates to MSDFRIPLWIVATVAGTGVLVVVGLFFYGAYAGLGSSM
- a CDS encoding photosystem II reaction center protein L is translated as MPTRNQNPNKQPVELNRTSLYLGLLLIFVLGILFSSYFFN
- the psbF gene encoding cytochrome b559 subunit beta; translated protein: MTSSNQNQPVSYPIFTVRWLAVHTLAVPSVFFLGAITAMQFIQR
- the psbE gene encoding cytochrome b559 subunit alpha is translated as MAGGSTGERPFGDIITSVRYWLIHALTIPMLFISGWFFVSTGLAYDAFGTPRPNEYFTQERQEIPIVTDRYEGNKQIEEFIGK
- a CDS encoding photosynthesis system II assembly factor Ycf48, which produces MQSIVKILQRVVTLIAVVLLCASCKNAYLPSVESSPWQVIQLPTEETIQDVGFTGDPSHGWLVGSNATLLETNDGGETWQPKPLDLDTRTRLTSVSFSGDEGWIVGMPSILIHSTDGGTSWSTIPLSAKLPGTTKTILALGPNSAEMTTDLGAIYRTEDGGKTWKGLVESAVGVYRNISRSPDGKYVTVSANGNFYSTWEPGDSAWVQHNRNNSKRLQKMGFTTDDRLWLLARGGALQFSNVEVPETPEDWQETQNPEFASSIGFLDLAYRTPEEIWVSGGSGNLIVSFDGGETWQKDRSVENVPSNFYQIDFESPEIGFVIGNGGTLLKYDNSTQSA
- a CDS encoding rubredoxin, with protein sequence MSTGSSETPETSKSTPETASDRYECRACGYVYEPSKGDGKRQVPPGTPFEELPEGWRCPVCGAQRRKFENIGAGVGTSGFAENMGYGFGVNGLTPSQKNLLIFGGLGLGLLFLLSLYGLQ
- a CDS encoding citrate synthase, coding for MVSKTMATVACEYKPGLEGIPASQSGISYVDGGKGLLEYRGISITELAEKSNFIETAYLLIWGKLPTQDELAEFEAEIRHHRRIKYRIRDMMKCFPETGHPMDALQASAAALGLFYSRRALDDPQYIRDAVIRLIAKVPTMVAAFKLMRKGHDPIQPRDDLDYATNFLYMLTEEVPDPIAARVFDASMILHAEHTMNASTFSARVTASTLTDPYAVVASAVGTLAGPLHGGANEEVLVMLEEIGTVENVVPYIEDCITNKKKIMGFGHRVYKVKDPRAKILQDAAQQLFKQRGRDRYYDIAVEVEKVVEDKLAHKGIYANVDFYSGLVYRKLGIPTDLFTPIFAMARVAGWLAHWKEQLGENRIFRPTQVYVGDHETQFMPIDQR
- a CDS encoding pilus assembly FimT family protein — protein: MAKLIEVKLVCLLRVQMLNYRGREGGFTLTELLGVIALMGILMAISVPGYLGFLRRQELKLGREELRLALQEAQSNAKRDKLVWQVSFRNNPHPQYVVHKGLPSGSDLTGLNWQDLNSNILIIDGANQNETTFYQYTRGVNRGIWRKQFNHHGHPNGQLGRITVGLKDSNPQDNNRPLRCVIVSTLLGAMRNSNEQSTQQNGKYCY